The Manihot esculenta cultivar AM560-2 chromosome 17, M.esculenta_v8, whole genome shotgun sequence genome contains the following window.
cataaaaatattagtcatgtaATTATGTTTATCATAACTATTACTAAATCATTAGCCACAACATCGTAGCTAAATGAATTGTATGAGTACTATGATActttagttataattatcaaAGAGTCATGGAATTAGCTATCAAATTAGCCACAATTATATAACTACGATAGAATactataactaataaaataatttggagaATTACTCTGAGGTCCTCTAGGtattatatattgatttatcaagttcaaaaaatatgcttagaggttctaaaaaatttcatacaatatgtttttttttgtcTCTCAATCAATTTTTCTTCTATTGTCTATTTGTTTAGATAGAAAAGTTattgagaattattttctaccttaaaaagttacatattaatgaatcaattttagttataattatcaattttagttttattttaattgaaaatttgaataaataatttctaatagataacaagtttgtttataatatataagtataatattttggggtaaaaaaagcattgttatttattttacacccatcatttcttttttaatgtttaaacactgtcgtttattttgcgtccgattgtttctttttttattgttcttgtctttaaactaattaaagtgaataattaaagttttattttaattgaatatttgaataaatgattactaatgaataacaagtttgtttataatgtataagtataatattttggggtatgaAAGGCACCGTAGTTTATTGTGCGTTCCatcttttttttaatgttcttgactttaaactaatttaagtaaagaattaaagttttattttaattgaatatttgaataaatgattactaatgaataacaagtttgtttataatgtataagtataatattttggggtatgaaaggcactgtcgtttattatgcgtcccatctttttttttaatattcttgactttaaactaatttaagtaaagaattaaagttttattttaattgaatatttgaataaatgattacaaatgattaacaatataatattttggggtaagaaatgcactcattatttcttttttaatgttattgactttaaactaattaaagtgaacaattaaaattttattttaaatgaatatttgaataaataattactaataattattacattttgtttataatgtataagtataatattttagggtaagcaagtcaccgtcatttattttggcccccattgtttcttttttaatattcttgactttaaactaattaaagtgaaccattaaagttttattttaattgaatatttgaataaatgattactaatgaataacaattatGCCAAATTTGGTACACTTAAAATCAGGCTTCAAAGTCAAGAAGTGTGATCAACGGTAACTGCGGGTAGCTCGTCACCAAGAGTTACACCAAAATCAGGCTTCAAATTTTCaaggtaaataatatttatgtgatttataaattttaagttattttcGTAAATAATTAGATGCctaacttcaattttttttcaggGAATACTAGTCAGAAGACAATGAGGTATCATTATAAAggccattttatattttcaccaAATAGAATATATGAAAATGGTAGGTTCATGGAGAAACctaattttgatgttgattcatcTCATTTTTTGATATATTGGATGACTTGAAAAAGGATTGTGaatttaatgttataaaaggagataaattttattacttgaagGCTGATAAAGCTCTTAGTGATCTTGATGCATTGATAGAGGTTAAAGATGATACATATGTGAAAAATATAATGGATAGTTATAAGAAGTTCCCTTCGAAACCCATTGATATATACACTCTATTTCGAGATTATGATATTTTACCAAATGGACTTGGTGACGAGCTACCCGCAGTTACCGTTGATCACACTTCTAATCAACTTCAAAATCCAAATGCAACTGCAGCAACAGgtttactcatttaattttatttaaacaattgatTATGTTTACTTGTTCTATGTACAGAAATTCTTgttattatatgattattgttttacttttgttttgaaataggttccaatacaattaaaagaaaaactagagGACCAACACGATGCTTGAAAATCACACAATTGGAGAATGGGCAAAAATTGCCAGTAGAATTTGATGAAGATGATCAAGCTATTGGTGATAATGCTACTGCATTTGTTTGGTTTTTAGGACAAACTATTAGAAGTGTGTCGTGTTGTCCATTGCAAGTGAAACAATAGAATAAGATTACCGATGATAAGCTTGACCACATGTGGTCTACCATATTGGtacaaaaatttatattaaattacatccattataaaatgattataatttttttagttctatTAAGTATCATAATCTTTGTTTCTTACTTCTTTGCTAAAAGGAAAAGTTCACTTTTGAGTATTCTGATGCAAGAAAGGGAGCAATTTTCGGTCATATGAATGCATTATATAGGTATTATAGGCATAAGTTGAAGAAGAAGTACTTTGATTCAAAGGCAACTTATTCACTTCGTCTTCGAAACAAGCCTAAGGATATGGATGTAAAAGATTGGAAGTATTTGGTTAATCTTTGGACAGAAAATGCATTTCAGGTATTAAAAATTcgtgtaaaatttaataatttattttatatgaattcagtTTCTGTTAGCTAAcataaattctgaaaatttttcattatttttctttaggAGAGAAGCAACAAAAATAAGACAAATAGATGCAAGCGTTCTATGCCGCCATACACGGGGACAAAAAGCTTTGCTCGGCTGAGAGATCATATGGtatgagtttgtttttattttattagtattatagtgttttttattaattaaatgatacaTAAATAATCCCTTTTTACTGCTGTCGTTTTGTGGACTATGGCtagaaagaaacaaaatagtATTTGATAATTCTAATTTAGAGCTTGAGAAAGTTTATGATTTGATCTTTTATGGATCTTTTGTTTGGTTTAAGATGTGCCTAGCTTTCCTTATTCCTTAATCCAAATTCTTTTTAGTAGCTCAACAATCAAGAACTGGTCAACCTGTAATTGTATAAACTAGCTGCTTGTTGTTATTCTTTGTATTCTGCTATAACTCTCAAAGTTCTAATAAAagctatttttatcaaaaaaaaaaaaataatgcctTTTGAAGTTCATATGATTGTTAGAACTTTTTGATATGCCATTTactattttttctataaatgcCTAATTAGACTCAGACTGCCGTTATTAACCTTTCATTTCCCACATCAAAACAAATCCCCTTTTTCTTTATGCTCATTAAAGTTAAACATGGCAATTTTTTAGTAGTATTAGATTAGACAGCAAATACCATTAATAACTCACTCATTTAATGGTGGAATTTGACCAtgtttaatattctaaatatagGAATGAATTATGATTGGTCAACCCTATGAGCATCCAAACTTGTAGAGTAAATAATAATCAAcagtattatgaattttaacGCTTGAATTGATATCATTAGCTGTAAAAATGTTAGCTCTTTTATACAAGTTTTGTTTATCTGCAGCATATTTGTAGTTAAGTCAATTGACTCTTTTATGGAAAGTTTGGTTTTGCTTGAactcaaatttttattgatatagatctatgataaactaatactaattcttatatttatttgaacagaagaaaaaaaatggaaaaacacCTTCTCGCTTAGAGCTTTTTCTTGAATCCAGAAAGAGAAAGGCAAAGAAATTGATCCAATATCACAAGAAGCCATTGTAATACTTTTTacatatgttttatttatttgttatgtattttatgctatattttgatttttttaatatcaataaatataaatatctatATAGGAAAAGTTTCAGCAACTAAAGAAACAACGAGAAGAAGGACAAATTTCACTGGATGATGATGCTATGTTTGCTGATGTACTTGGGCCAGAAAAAAATGGTTATGTACGTGCTTATGGTCTTAGAAAAAATGTCACGGAATATTTTGGTGCTAGACCTACAAAGATAGAACTACTTAGACAACTTGATACTTCAAGAAGAGAAGCAAACGAGCGTGCCCAACAAATTCAAAAAGAAGCAAGTGAACAAGTAAATGATGTTAAGAAGCAAATGGATGAGAAACTTGCAGAGAAATAGAATATGGGAGCAGAAATTCAAGATACTTTTGGAGAAAAACAATAATATTGCATCAGTAAGTGATTAAAAACTAagtctcattttttttttctaatataagaatttttgtaagctatataactagtatgaaccttatctattttatataattttgttattaatattttcaaataaaattttatacagcCTATGGAGGATTTCCAAGATGATAAAATTGGAGGATGATTTGCAGTATATTTgaagttttggattttgaagcAGCCAGCAGCCTTATAATACtacttttagaaaatttagatattaatattAGTGTTAGTATAGTATTATAATTTCAAGTATTTTTAGTGTGACTGCTTTATAacttaaattagtttattttggatattagttattttggattaaatttattgttattttataattgtcattctgattgagtcttaatattaatatataattattttataaatttaaattttagctaaattttttatataaattttatattctattataaattttaccaaaattattaatagataaataacatatataatagtaaattataatataatcccattaaataataataaattaaataaatattacattttagttacaaataattaatagtagCCGTATATAGTATATTTAGAATAGcttctaatttaataattttgtggctttattcaatagttataaaataaaattaagtgtaaCAATTATACTAGAACTTGTCACTTTCTTATTTTTGTggctataaattttattcttgccttataattatttaaaagtggctaatagtaaatattttttgtcatacaattaagtttatggctaaatttagatatgttagccataaaattaaatttgtaactatacataagtttaaattgccacattattatttttgtaacaTAATCATAGCAAAATCACTTACAAAAAAAGGTTGTTGTGGCAAAAAGAAAATGTGGTTACAAATATTCTATTCTCGTGGCTAATAACTAgccacaatatttatttttaatgacaaTAATTTTagctaataaatatttattatagccACAATACAGGTAAATCCTGTAACTAAACTTTAGTTACGCCACTTCTAACTACGGCATGTCACGAGAAAAATATATTGTGGCAAAAGCATCTAGCCaccaaaattctatttttaactACAATTTATTTTGTGACAAGATATGGATAATGTTGTAGTTGTTTGGTGGCTGTTCTGTTGGTTTTGGCATGGTGGAGAAAGAGTAGAAAAAGAATGGTGAAGTAGAGGTAGGGTTGACTGGGGTGAGCAAGGAATGGCCTAAAAACCTAgatattcaatttgatttgcaaAATGAGTTTtcaaagttggagaaaaggagTTTTTTATATTGGACGATAATTAGACTCTGGTTGGATTAGTTACAGAGGGGAAGCACAGTATCTGaagaaaatactttttatattttatttttctttattatgtttaaattaataaaaataaaataacgatttttttccttattttaataaaaaaataaaagaaaatactattattttcttaatattattattttatcttttatttttaaataaaatcaaaaaaataaagagtataaaaataattttaaattaaaataatgtttttctttaaatcatttttttagaaaatatttttctttccttaaaCTTTTTTCAGTATCAATCCaaactatataatttaattcttaaaatgtAAAGACATAATGCTCCAATTGCAAAAAATAATGTATCTCATTTTTatattctcataatttttatttattttatttttatatatattaaaaaaatatttttaaatttttaattatatttattttaaatatataaattttattaaatattaattttttttaaatgttagaaataaaataaaataaaataaaattataaaaaataaaataaataataactaaaaaataataaaaattataaaatgaaaagaatataataaaaaaattaaagcgaTTAAAAAATGGAtcaaataaaatagtaaattatacTTTTGGCATTCATTCAAAtgtatattttgattttaattttagcataaaattgaaaataaacatTTGGAATTGAAACCAAAGTACAAtttgttttatttctatttagttgtttgatatgttgattttaattttagtttggatttaatttaataaagttttatttgaatttaaggttttaaaataattttatgtaattaatttcacaaaaaaaaaattatattctcaccctttcataatatattaaaattatctgGGTTTTTAGGCCATTCCTTGCTCACCCCAGTCAACCCTACCTCTACTTCACCATTCTTTTTCTACTCTTTCTCCACCATGCCAAAACCAACAGAACAGCCTCTAAACAATATCCACACCCTCCGGGCAGAGAGAGACCTAGGGGCCAATTTGGAGGTAGATCTCGCATCGAAGCTCGAAGACTACCTGTTGAAGATTTACTCGGGCGTAATTACAGCCGCTACCGCCTCTCTAAATTTGGCCGAAGGTCTGGGTTCTTTGTGCTTTTATGGTAACACGTTATTTGCGTTTCTGTTTTCTTGTTAATTAATTGCCGTTTATTAGTATTTATATAACCTGGTGTTGCATGCTTTGGAGTCTCTTTCTCAAAAGAGGTTTTGTTTCTGTATTTCGTCTCCTAACTTTTATCATTTCTTTATGA
Protein-coding sequences here:
- the LOC122722315 gene encoding uncharacterized protein LOC122722315, which translates into the protein MNALYRYYRHKLKKKYFDSKATYSLRLRNKPKDMDVKDWKYLVNLWTENAFQERSNKNKTNRCKRSMPPYTGTKSFARLRDHMKKKNGKTPSRLELFLESRKRKAKKLIQYHKKPLKSFSN